The genomic interval GGTTTGCCCGCTTTGGGAGTTTCAGCCGACTGGTGCATGCAACTGGAGCAATTTGACCAAGCGGAAGAAAAGTATCGCAAGATCCTGCAACTGATGCCCGAATTCAACATCGCACGTCGTCGCCTCGCGTACCTGCTGAACCGTCAAGGAAGACGCCATGAAGCAAACGCGTTGATTCGCGAACTCTGCAAGGCGGGCGATGTGACTCAAGAGGAACTCTATTCCTTGATCGTGGAATCTGATGCGATGTACGATCCGCCTGGGGAAGCTCCAGTAGACGGCGCCAATCCGTATTGGCCTATTGGACCTTTGGCAGAGGCCCGGCAGCTTTTCACCTTGCAGCGATATGCTCAAGCCGCCGACCTAATTCAGCCATTGATCGACAGTGGCGGTGCTTCCCAGGCAGCGGTCGCTTTTTGCGGTCTAATGCTCGCCGAAAGCCAACAAGACGATCGCTTCGTACAATGGCTGCGTCAAACCAGCGATGAAACCAAAGAGTTTCCCGAGTATTGGGCCGCTCTGGGAATCCACTTGGCACGTGAAACCCGATACGAAGAATCAATTGGCGCCTTTGCCCAGGCGCTTCGCGGAGACCCCTCGGATCACCGTAGTGTACGTCGGATGATTCTTGGCTTTCGATCCGTGGCCGAACCAACATCCGCCGAAGCGTTCACGAAGCGGTTTCAAACACTCAATCGCGTGATCACCCTGTCCAACCAGATCGCTACGGCGGATGGTTCTCAGGCCAAAGCGATGGCCGAGTTGGCTGACGCCTTGGAACAGATGGGACGACGATTGGAAGCGACGATGTGGCGATCGCTAGTCGCCGTCCAGTCGCCCAATCGCGACAAGGATCTGCAGGCGTTGAACCAGACACTGCGGAGACTGGTTGCCGACGATCTAGCGTTCCCCAGTTTGGAGGAACGACTTTGCGGTGTCGACATGAAAGACTTTCCACTGCCAGAGTTTGAGTTGCCAACGATCGGGCCACCCGACGGCCCTGTCTTGTCACCTCCCTTCCTCGCCAAAGATTTCCCCCAACCCGAGCTGAACACACAAGCAATCTTCCGAAATATCGCTGCAGAGATCGGACTGCAACATCGATATCAGGTCGCCGCAAGCGAGCAAACCAAAGCGTTTGCGATCTACCAGCAACTTGGAGGCGGTGTCGCCGTGCTGGACTTTGATTTGGACGGATGGTGCGACCTGTATTTCGCCCAAGGCGATGCCGATCCGCCCCAGTTCGTCGCCCGCCAATCGGACCAATTGTATCGTCATCTTGCCAATGTACTGGCAAACAAGTCGCAGCATCGCTTGGTCGATGCCACCGATCTTGCCGGATTGCATGACCAGCAGTACACAATCGGCGTCTCCGCGGGCGACTGGAATCAAGACGGCTTTCCCGATCTGGTCACCAGCAACATGGGCGTCAACCGGTTGTACATCAATCAAGGCGACGGAACGTTTGTTTCGCAAGCTTTGGATGCCCAACGCGATCTGCAACGTTGCCCCTCTTCATTGGCAATCGGCGATGTAACGGGCGACCATTTGCCAGACATTGTCGCGGTGAACTACGTTCGTGACAGTGAAGTCACACGAAAACCGAGCCTCAATTCCAATGGCTATGTTGACGTGGGGCTCTCGCCGCTGGAGTTTCAAGCTGGACAGGATCAGCTTTACAAGTCCAGTCCGGATGGTCAGTGGGTTCTGTCGACTCTGGGAGACACGGAGGAAACGGCCAAGCAAGGTTTGGGCGTCGTCGTGACTGGGCTTGATGATCAGCGGGGCAACGAGATCTTGGTCGGCAACGATGCGGTGCAGAATCAGCTTTGGAGCCGTTTACCGACGGGCGATTGGGTCGATCGATCCATTGCCCGAGGCTGTGCGTTTGGTGCTCGCGGACTAGCGACTGCCGCAATGGGCATTGCTGTGGGAGACCTGGATCGATCAGGTACAGTCGATTTTCACATCACGAATTTTTCCGACGAACCGGTCAGTCTGTATTTGCAAGAGGGCGGCACCTTCCGAGATCTCTGCATTCGCTTTGGACTGGTCGATGACAGCGTGCCGCTGGTCGGATTCGGCACACAGCCCTTGGACTTTAACAACGACGGCTGGCTGGATCTGGTGATCGCCAACGGTCACGTCGATGACCTGGGTTCCGCCGACAAGCCGTTTCGCCAACGCTTGCAACTGTTTGCCAACGCCGGCAGTCGATTTGAATTGATCGACGTTGCGGAAGATCCCTATTGGTCGCA from Stieleria varia carries:
- a CDS encoding FG-GAP-like repeat-containing protein gives rise to the protein MTDPTIESSKLRRQALNVLFGIALTLALTGGCSNNSETDPTNTAATSGESNAEISAETKTTGDDTIRNATTETKTAASEKTPPPLSREERLDAVLELQTQNKHDQAAKILQGLIIEDPTDYVAVFHLANSTAAQGNLRDAVELLAGIPPSDPDSGLPALGVSADWCMQLEQFDQAEEKYRKILQLMPEFNIARRRLAYLLNRQGRRHEANALIRELCKAGDVTQEELYSLIVESDAMYDPPGEAPVDGANPYWPIGPLAEARQLFTLQRYAQAADLIQPLIDSGGASQAAVAFCGLMLAESQQDDRFVQWLRQTSDETKEFPEYWAALGIHLARETRYEESIGAFAQALRGDPSDHRSVRRMILGFRSVAEPTSAEAFTKRFQTLNRVITLSNQIATADGSQAKAMAELADALEQMGRRLEATMWRSLVAVQSPNRDKDLQALNQTLRRLVADDLAFPSLEERLCGVDMKDFPLPEFELPTIGPPDGPVLSPPFLAKDFPQPELNTQAIFRNIAAEIGLQHRYQVAASEQTKAFAIYQQLGGGVAVLDFDLDGWCDLYFAQGDADPPQFVARQSDQLYRHLANVLANKSQHRLVDATDLAGLHDQQYTIGVSAGDWNQDGFPDLVTSNMGVNRLYINQGDGTFVSQALDAQRDLQRCPSSLAIGDVTGDHLPDIVAVNYVRDSEVTRKPSLNSNGYVDVGLSPLEFQAGQDQLYKSSPDGQWVLSTLGDTEETAKQGLGVVVTGLDDQRGNEILVGNDAVQNQLWSRLPTGDWVDRSIARGCAFGARGLATAAMGIAVGDLDRSGTVDFHITNFSDEPVSLYLQEGGTFRDLCIRFGLVDDSVPLVGFGTQPLDFNNDGWLDLVIANGHVDDLGSADKPFRQRLQLFANAGSRFELIDVAEDPYWSQPHSGRALAMLDFDRDGRQDFVVTNLLESSSLLLNETVQANHWIKIGLVGTNSERDAIGARVTITSGARQWSHWVTSGDGYLCKNESEMHVGLGDTAAIDHIDVQWPDGTTQTFQDIPIDQKVLLIQGQPTFQLQ